A genome region from Hevea brasiliensis isolate MT/VB/25A 57/8 chromosome 9, ASM3005281v1, whole genome shotgun sequence includes the following:
- the LOC110633203 gene encoding NAD-capped RNA hydrolase DXO1, with the protein MDFAEQEVDLFGEDYEEDQEDRENNGTHRSSPSSSSASSSSGSSSSSAASSSSNSSDGGDSSSASGSASSGGEEEEENGEEVENNKFDNFGDYNEEQEDRDLFASDNDDYVKTPAISPYSIPVLPVTRNINNQGRGNFGRGRWQNDRGAGLLPRPGFPPRQGYGYGSKFSNGHRDERLVSELKFSKSEETLSRKMVAFQAPCELACYSRVEGGDVYFDDRSLRLFRRYISDDVGADLNEGFDTFIEKKDLGSEGFGNLLGSIRAKNIMLQNMHFVTFRNNLNKILATAYIRHEPWEMGVHKRNGVVYLDVHKLPERPQSELDRRRCYWGYCFESLATEDPRRADGEGIHHVDANVEYCSVLKTKLGAHRILMGAEMDCCDSTDDGKRFYVELKTSRELDYHTEERFEKEKLLKFWIQSFLAGVPYIVIGFRDDAGRLVRTERLTTKDITNRVKAKNYWQGGVCLAFADEVLCWLYGTVKENEDYILQFAPPFTRLELLQAQSCPDAITNHVMQL; encoded by the exons atggatttcgcaGAGCAAGAGGTTGATTTATTTGGGGAAGACTATGAGGAGGATCAAGAAGATAGAGAGAACAATGGTACCCATAGATCATCTCCCTCTTCCTCTTCTGCATCATCGTCATCTGGTTCATCGTCATCTTCGGCGGCTTCGTCTTCATCCAACAGTAGTGATGGTGGGGACAGCAGCAGTGCCAGTGGGAGCGCTAGCAGCGGAggggaagaagaggaagagaacGGTGAAGAAGTAGAGAATAACAAGTTTGATAATTTTGGGGATTATAATGAAGAGCAAGAAGATAGAGACCTTTTTGCCTCTGATAATGATGATTATGTAAAAACCCCTGCCATTAGCCCTTATTCTATTCCTG TGTTACCTGTCACACGCAATATCAACAACCAGGGAAGAGGGAATTTTGGACGTGGCCGTTGGCAAAATGACAGAGGAGCAGGCCTTCTTCCCCGACCTGGATTTCCTCCACGgcagggctatggctatggttcaaaattttcaaatggtCATCGTGATGAACGACTTGTTTCTGAACTAAAGTTCTCAAAGAGTGAGGAAACATTATCAAGAAAAATGGTTGCTTTTCAGGCg CCATGTGAACTTGCTTGCTATAGTCGTGTAGAAGGTGGAGATGTCTACTTTGACGATCGCAGCTTG AGGCTTTTTAGGCGTTATATTTCCGATGATGTTGGAGCTGATCTAAATGAGGGTTTTgatactttcattgagaaaaaag ATTTGGGCTCTGAAGGATTTGGTAACCTCCTTGGTTCCATAAGGGCCAAAAATATTATGCTTCAAAACATGCATTTTGTG ACTTTCCGTAACAACCTGAATAAG ATCTTGGCAACTGCTTATATTCGACATGAGCCTTGGGAAATGGGGGTACACAAAAGGAATGGGGTTGTCTATCTTGATGTGCATAAATTACCTGAAAGGCCACAAAGTGAGTTAGATCGTCGAAG ATGTTATTGGGGATATTGTTTTGAGAGCCTGGCCACTGAAGATCCAAGGAGGGCTGATGGAGAAGGGATACATCATGTTGATGCCAATGTTGAATACTGTTCTGTGCTTAAAACCAAATTAGGGGCTCATCGTATTCTCATGGGTGCTGAAATGGATTGTTGTGATTCAACTGATGATGGAAAGAGGTTTTACGTGGAGTTAAAGACAAGTCGTGAG CTGGATTACCATACTGAGGAaagatttgagaaagagaaactgCTCAAGTTCTGG ATTCAATCATTTTTGGCTGGGGTTCCTTACATTGTTATTGGATTTAG GGATGATGCTGGTCGCCTTGTCCGCACGGAGAGACTGACAACTAAGGACATAACAAACAGAGTAAAAGCAAAGAATTATTGGCAG GGAGGTGTCTGCCTAGCATTTGCTGATGAGGTATTATGCTGGCTTTATGGAACAGTCAAGGAAA ATGAAGATTACATTTTGCAGTTTGCTCCACCTTTCACGCGTTTAGAGCTTCTGCAAGCCCAATCTTGCCCAGATGCAATTACTAACCATGTTATGCAATTGTAA
- the LOC110633212 gene encoding probable pectinesterase/pectinesterase inhibitor 34, producing the protein MKPLNYGRLGPSEPGGSSQPINQPEYATPHPSRKRGVILLSLLSIALIIASAVSAALLIWLRSRPSGQPSPVVIPKPTKAISKTCSKTRFPALCVNSLLDFPGSTAASEEDLVHISFNMTLQHFTKALYLSSEISYLQMDTRVQSAYEDCLELLDDSVDALSRSLSTVAPSLEGNPAGQIKPGGSTEDVVTWLSAALTNQDTCTEGLASLNGPVKDQMSDKLKDLSELVSNCLAIFSATDGDDFSGIPIQNRRRLMDAEISEENADDLPSWLGRKERKLLSLPVSAIQADIIVSQDGNGTCKTITEAIKKAPEYSNRRTIIYVRAGRYEEKNLKVARKKWNLMFIGDGKGKTVISGRKSVFDNLTTFHTASLAATGAGFIARDMTFENWAGPARHQAVALRVGADHAVVYRCNIIGYQDTLYVHSNRQFFRECDIYGTVDFIFGNAAVVFQNCSIYARKPMDFQKNTITAQNRKDPNQNTGISIHACRLYATPDLEAAKGNFSTYLGRPWKLYSRTVYMQTYMGDHIHPRGWLEWNATFALDTLYYGEYMNYGTGGSVGQRVKWPGYRVINSTVEASRFTVAEFIYGSSWLPSTGVAFLAGLSV; encoded by the exons ATGAAACCCCTCAACTATGGCAGGCTCGGACCCTCCGAACCCGGCGGATCCTCCCAACCTATCAACCAACCAGAATACGCCACGCCTCACCCTTCCCGCAAAAGGGGGGTAATCCTTCTTTCCCTTCTATCCATCGCCTTGATCATCGCCTCTGCTGTCTCCGCCGCGCTTTTAATCTGGCTACGTTCCCGCCCTTCTGGCCAACCAAGCCCAGTTGTAATCCCGAAGCCCACCAAGGCTATTTCTAAAACATGCAGCAAGACTCGGTTCCCGGCTCTCTGTGTTAACTCGTTGCTTGATTTTCCTGGTTCTACTGCTGCCTCCGAGGAGGACCTCGTCCACATTTCCTTCAACATGACTCTGCAGCACTTTACTAAAGCTTTATACCTTTCGTCGGAGATCTCTTATCTCCAGATGGATACGCGTGTACAATCGGCGTACGAGGACTGCCTCGAGCTGCTTGATGACTCTGTGGACGCGCTTTCACGCTCGCTCTCCACCGTTGCGCCGTCGTTGGAGGGGAACCCCGCCGGACAGATAAAGCCCGGCGGATCCACTGAAGACGTGGTCACTTGGCTAAGCGCTGCGCTGACTAATCAGGACACCTGTACGGAGGGATTGGCGAGCTTGAATGGACCTGTGAAGGATCAGATGTCCGATAAGTTGAAGGACTTGTCAGAGTTAGTAAGCAACTGCTTGGCAATTTTTTCTGCTACCGACGGCGACGATTTCTCGGGCATTCCGATACAGAACCGGCGGAGACTGATGGATGCCGAGATATCTGAAGAAAATGCCGATGATCTCCCGAGTTGGTTGGGGAGGAAAGAAAGGAAACTGTTAAGCTTGCCGGTGTCGGCCATACAGGCCGATATAATCGTTTCGCAAGACGGTAACGGGACTTGCAAGACGATCACGGAGGCAATTAAGAAGGCGCCGGAGTACAGTAATCGGCGAACAATAATTTACGTAAGGGCAGGAAG ATATGAAGAGAAAAACTTGAAAGTGGCGAGAAAAAAGTGGAATCTGATGTTCATTGGAGATGGAAAGGGTAAAACGGTGATTTCAGGGAGGAAGAGCGTTTTCGATAATCTGACGACATTCCACACTGCATCCTTGG CTGCTACTGGGGCTGGTTTTATTGCTCGTGACATGACATTTGAGAACTGGGCTGGTCCAGCCAGGCATCAAGCTGTGGCTCTCCGGGTTGGCGCTGACCATGCCGTGGTCTACCGGTGCAACATCATCGGATACCAAGACACTCTTTATGTGCACTCGAATCGCCAGTTTTTCCGGGAATGTGATATTTATGGTACAGTTGATTTCATATTTGGTAATGCTGCTGTGGTGTTTCAAAATTGCAGCATTTACGCTCGTAAACCTATGGATTTTCAGAAAAATACTATCACTGCACAAAATCGTAAAGACCCTAATCAAAATACAGGCATATCTATCCATGCCTGTAGACTCTACGCCACCCCAGATCTCGAGGCGGCCAAAGGTAACTTCTCAACATATCTAGGTCGTCCATGGAAGCTTTACTCAAGGACTGTCTATATGCAAACGTACATGGGTGATCACATTCATCCAAGAGGGTGGctagagtggaatgcaacatttGCACTTGATACACTATACTATGGTGAGTATATGAATTATGGGACAGGTGGGTCTGTCGGGCAACGTGTAAAATGGCCCGGGTATCGGGTCATCAATTCAACTGTTGAGGCAAGTAGATTCACCGTAGCAGAGTTTATTTATGGATCATCATGGTTGCCTTCTACTGGGGTGGCATTTTTAGCTGGATTATCAGTTTGA